A genomic stretch from Pempheris klunzingeri isolate RE-2024b chromosome 23, fPemKlu1.hap1, whole genome shotgun sequence includes:
- the LOC139223225 gene encoding GTPase IMAP family member 7-like yields the protein HHCTGLHVCYTSINGRSITLIDTPGFFDAERSEQEMNPEIVRCITECAPGPHAFLIVLRVEKFTEHEQTVIERMCQYFPAGALKHAAVVFTHGDQLPDGRKIEEYADQSDGLRDLIKNSGGRCHVIDNKYWKNSQQDEYRSNQVQVEKLLHTIDKILENNGGYYTDERLQDVERAIQKEEEGIRQSSGNMSQEEIRKQAKSKVFKKQVDKARQMWIRKLVGFAVIVGVIATISAVLISSKKVYALYERIYNLFH from the coding sequence CATCACTGCACAGGACTCCATGTATGTTATACATCAATCAATGGAAGAAGCATCACTTTGATCGACACTCCTGGCTTCTTTGATGCAGAAAGGTCTGAGCAGGAGATGAACCCCGAGATAGTGAGGTGTATCACAGAGTGCGCTCCTGGGCCTCATGCTTTTCTCATTGTGCTTAGAGTGGAGAAATTCACAGAGCACGAGCAGACTGTTATCGAACGAATGTGTCAATATTTCCCTGCCGGTGCTCTCaaacatgctgctgttgttttcacaCATGGTGACCAGCTTCCTGATGGAAGGAAAATTGAGGAGTATGCCGATCAAAGTGACGGTCTACGTGATCTGATTAAGAACAGTGGGGGTCGGTGCCACGTCATTGATAATAAATACTGGAAAAATAGCCAGCAGGATGAGTACAGGAGCAACCAGGTCCAGGTGGAGAAGCTCCTCCACACCATAGACAAGATACTGGAAAACAATGGAGGCTACTACACTGATGAAAGGCTCCAAGATGTGGAGAGAGCAAtccagaaagaggaagagggcaTTAGACAGTCATCAGGAAACATGTCGCAGGAGGAGATCAGAAAACAGGCAAAAAGCAAAGTGTTTAAGAAGCAGGTGGACAAAGCACGTCAAATGTGGATTAGAAAGTTGGTGGGTTTTGCAGTCATAGTGGGAGTGATCGCAACCATCTCGGCCGTGTTGATCAGTTCAAAAAAAGTTTATGCTTTGTATGAAAGAATATACAATCTATTTCATTGA